In the Mytilus trossulus isolate FHL-02 chromosome 1, PNRI_Mtr1.1.1.hap1, whole genome shotgun sequence genome, one interval contains:
- the LOC134714545 gene encoding uncharacterized protein LOC134714545 → MKRIMTSKISDQGEETDHSLKYILISTTEEAMALFQRIEKSKQFVAIGFDMEADNIGDFKNGKISIIQIKLMDEPAYIIDIHGSQIDLKCTKFNEVMKSTDIETIIQDPRNDSKMLYEKYRTELKNVFDPQSFQMTVENKSDPTLTTRRLQGKRKSLDFIYETYVGPFPNKHLKEDMKKQMKSKDQSPKLWMKRPLTREMALYAATDVETLLPIRSKMEKYLRQMEETKRNGFEETFKELCNESIYTTDHAAKRKTMMRKKEREYEEATYLQASGISLSKAESEIVQSLRTQRSSYSFSPTRRRKQSTHRLRAAKEKQRKTTDRKNQDVKTDPCQAEGISCKNNSEDQINDVSAIESATTDEESQEFRRFQMPNRSSSSPSRVIRRNLNKMSLADIKGIKTSNK, encoded by the exons atgaaaagaatCATGACTTCAAAAATT AGTGATCAAGGAGAAGAAACCGACCACTCTTTGAAATACATATTGATATCAACTACCGAGGAGGCAATGGCATTATTCCAAAGAATAGAAAAGAGCAAACAATTTGTTGCAATTGGTTTTGATATGGAGGCAGATAATATAGGAGATTTCAAGAATGGAAAAATTTCAATTATACAGATAAAACTAATGGATGAACCAGCCtacataatagatatacatggaAGCCAGATAGATCTGAAGTGTACGAAGTTCAACGAAGTAATGAAATCGACAGATATTGAAACG ATCATACAGGACCCTAGAAATGACAGTAAAATGCTATACGAAAAGTACAGAACAGAGTTGAAGAACGTGTTTGACCCACAG TCCTTCCAAATGACAGTTGAAAATAAATCCGATCCGACTTTAACAACAAGAAGATTGCAAGGCAAAAGAAAGTCTCTGGACTTTATTTATGAGACTTACGTCGGACCGTTTCCAAATAAACACCTGAAAGAGGATATGAAAAAGCAGATGAAGTCAAAAGATCAAAGTCCGAAACTATGGATGAAACGACCTTTGACCAGAGAGATGGCTTTGTATGCAGCGACAGATGTTGAGACACTTCTACCAATACGTTCTAAGATGGAAAA ATACCTTAGGCAAATGgaagaaacaaaaagaaacggGTTTGAGGAAACATTTAAGGAACTGTGCAACGAAAGCATTTATACGACAGACCATGCAGCAAAACGTAAAACTATGATGCGTAAAAAGGAGCGTGAATACGAAGAAGCAACATATTTACAGGCATCTGGCATTTCCTTGTCTAAAGCAGAGTCTGAAATAGTACAAAGTTTGAGGACACAGCGTTCGTCTTATTCCTTTTCACCAACAAGACGTCGTAAACAATCCACTCATAGGCTAAGAGCAGCAAAAGAAAAGCAAAGGAAAACCACTGACCGAAAAAATCAAGATGTTAAAACGGATCCATGTCAAGCTGAAGGAATCTCATGCAAAAATAACTCAGAGGACCAAATAAATGACGTATCTGCTATAGAATCAGCAACAACGGACGAAGAATCACAAGAGTTTCGAAGATTTCAAATGCCTAATAGATCTTCGTCTTCACCTTCGCGAGTAATAAGAagaaacttaaataaaatgtcTCTTGCAGACATAAAAGGCATCAAAACAAGTAATAAATAG
- the LOC134715540 gene encoding piRNA biogenesis protein EXD1-like isoform X2: MKSEEIEKVTHDPRNDSRMLYETFQTEMRYVFDTQTFQMTVENQSSQALTTRRLQCQRKSLDFIYVKYVGRFPNQKLKDDMKSQMSEDQTIWLRRPLTREMALYAALDVETLLPIRFAMSKYLTDMEDGKRIAFLKTYNELCAESIYTPLPIVNSEINKRKRLREFEEAKRLQMLGIQLNKKEIKLIRSF, translated from the exons ATGAAATCAGAAGAGATTGAAAAG GTGACTCATGATCCTAGAAATGATAGCAGGATGCTGTATGAGACATTCCAGACAGAGATGCGATATGTATTTGATACGCAg aCCTTCCAGATGACAGTTGAAAATCAGTCTAGCCAGGCATTAACAACAAGAAGATTGCAATGCCAAAGGAAATCGTTGGActttatttatgtaaagtatgtaGGACGTTTTCCAAATCAAAAATTGAAGGATGATATGAAAAGTCAAATGTCGGAAGATCAGACCATTTGGTTGAGACGGCCATTGACAAGAGAAATGGCTTTGTATGCAGCATTAGATGTTGAGACACTTCTACCAATACGGTTTGCAATGTCCAA ATACCTAACTGATATGGAGGATGGCAAGAGGATAGCTTTTCTAAAAACATATAATGAATTATGCGCAGAAAGCATATATACGCCACTACCTATAGTTAATTCTGAAATTAACAAACGTAAAAGGTTGCGAGAATTTGAAGAAGCTAAACGTTTACAAATGCTTGgcattcaattaaataaaaaagagataAAACTAATTCGGTCCTTTTGA
- the LOC134715540 gene encoding egalitarian protein homolog isoform X1 — protein sequence MAAKYNRAVKQNNPTNDYILISSNEEAKALFQRIHRNKHNIVTLGLDVESVELGSSVVCIVQIKIQDESPYIIDIYGSKIDLKATLFNEIMKSEEIEKVTHDPRNDSRMLYETFQTEMRYVFDTQTFQMTVENQSSQALTTRRLQCQRKSLDFIYVKYVGRFPNQKLKDDMKSQMSEDQTIWLRRPLTREMALYAALDVETLLPIRFAMSKYLTDMEDGKRIAFLKTYNELCAESIYTPLPIVNSEINKRKRLREFEEAKRLQMLGIQLNKKEIKLIRSF from the exons ATGGCCGCTAAATAT AATAGAgcagtaaaacaaaataatccaACCAATGACTACATTCTGATATCAAGCAATGAGGAGGCGAAGGCATTATTTCAAAGAATACATAGGAACAAACACAATATTGTGACACTTGGTTTAGACGTGGAATCTGTTGAATTGGGAAGTTCAGTTGTTTGCATCGTACAAATAAAGATACAAGACGAATCTCCATACATTATAGACATATATGGGAGTAAGATAGATTTAAAAGCTACCTTATTCAACGAAATAATGAAATCAGAAGAGATTGAAAAG GTGACTCATGATCCTAGAAATGATAGCAGGATGCTGTATGAGACATTCCAGACAGAGATGCGATATGTATTTGATACGCAg aCCTTCCAGATGACAGTTGAAAATCAGTCTAGCCAGGCATTAACAACAAGAAGATTGCAATGCCAAAGGAAATCGTTGGActttatttatgtaaagtatgtaGGACGTTTTCCAAATCAAAAATTGAAGGATGATATGAAAAGTCAAATGTCGGAAGATCAGACCATTTGGTTGAGACGGCCATTGACAAGAGAAATGGCTTTGTATGCAGCATTAGATGTTGAGACACTTCTACCAATACGGTTTGCAATGTCCAA ATACCTAACTGATATGGAGGATGGCAAGAGGATAGCTTTTCTAAAAACATATAATGAATTATGCGCAGAAAGCATATATACGCCACTACCTATAGTTAATTCTGAAATTAACAAACGTAAAAGGTTGCGAGAATTTGAAGAAGCTAAACGTTTACAAATGCTTGgcattcaattaaataaaaaagagataAAACTAATTCGGTCCTTTTGA